From a region of the Methanothrix sp. genome:
- a CDS encoding ArgE/DapE family deacylase — protein sequence MFDSGYMLDLLRDLIAFRTIAPPGSFYHEIVDYLVPLLNEMGFATKKLVMPAEVFESRCSDPRLSGDRVNLIADMDLGRPEWLVIYTHLDVVPPGDGWSTDPFSLTIMNGRAYGRGVSDSKGAVAALIAALRGILVDRKPKYNLRLLLTTDEEVGGYSGLCYLADSGMVRGDKMLCMDGFSDDVVIGSNGIITWEVTVKGRAVHSGSSFLGDNAIEKSLPVIDAILMHKREVEKKRSSLPASSVLRDKNIDHMMPILNINVIHGGIKENIVPDRCVLRGDRRVIPEERMEDAMNELEGVVKRFGPDVSLKMWPGYPPMRMDPEHPWVLEVKEAVRRATGSEPHLSGAQGSLDQAYATEVTKIPAAVYGVGRQLESNAHGIDENVSVEDLVSYMRFIGELLL from the coding sequence ATGTTCGACTCTGGATACATGCTGGATCTCCTCAGAGATCTCATAGCCTTCAGGACAATTGCACCACCCGGGAGCTTCTACCATGAGATAGTGGATTACCTTGTTCCGCTGCTCAATGAGATGGGGTTTGCAACGAAAAAGCTTGTGATGCCTGCAGAGGTCTTCGAGTCCAGGTGCTCCGATCCCCGGCTCTCAGGAGACAGGGTCAATCTGATCGCAGATATGGATCTCGGCAGGCCCGAGTGGCTGGTGATATACACGCACCTCGATGTCGTGCCTCCCGGTGACGGATGGTCCACAGATCCTTTCTCGCTCACAATCATGAACGGCAGAGCATACGGCAGGGGAGTCTCGGACTCAAAGGGGGCTGTAGCAGCGCTTATCGCTGCCCTCAGAGGCATTCTGGTTGACAGGAAGCCGAAGTACAACCTCCGCCTCCTTCTGACGACCGATGAGGAGGTTGGGGGCTACTCAGGGCTGTGTTATCTTGCGGATTCCGGAATGGTCCGGGGAGATAAGATGCTCTGCATGGACGGATTCTCCGATGATGTGGTTATCGGATCGAACGGCATAATCACCTGGGAGGTCACAGTGAAGGGAAGAGCGGTGCACAGCGGATCCAGCTTTCTCGGAGATAACGCGATAGAGAAGTCGCTTCCTGTGATCGATGCGATACTCATGCACAAGCGGGAGGTAGAAAAGAAGAGATCATCGCTTCCCGCAAGCTCCGTGCTGAGGGATAAGAATATAGATCACATGATGCCGATCCTGAACATAAACGTGATACATGGTGGAATAAAGGAGAACATCGTGCCTGACAGATGCGTCTTACGTGGTGACAGGCGGGTGATTCCGGAGGAGAGGATGGAGGATGCCATGAATGAGCTTGAGGGGGTTGTCAAACGCTTCGGCCCGGATGTCAGCTTGAAGATGTGGCCCGGGTACCCCCCCATGAGGATGGATCCGGAGCACCCCTGGGTTCTTGAGGTCAAGGAGGCGGTGAGGAGGGCCACCGGATCCGAGCCACATCTATCTGGAGCACAGGGGAGCCTGGACCAGGCGTATGCGACAGAGGTCACAAAGATCCCTGCAGCAGTCTACGGTGTCGGGAGGCAGCTCGAGAGCAATGCACATGGCATCGATGAGAACGTAAGTGTCGAGGACCTCGTGAGCTACATGCGGTTCATCGGGGAGCTTCTGCTCTAG
- a CDS encoding TIGR04013 family B12-binding domain/radical SAM domain-containing protein — MSGLDIWFRWNRKNRYTIAALLPLVSGARLAHAPKPGIMLYSIATPQAEEVYREVDAARSSGIKSIFIAGGPHPSARPEEVLRHFDYVVIGEGEETLPELIDAIRSGRDPGSVRGIAYMKDGELVVTERRGFVDLDRYPSFSHPLLAPIEITRGCPWGCAYCQTPRLCGSIMRHRSIPSILSHARMHMDLRFTSPNALAYGSDGLRPRLERVEMLLKTLSELKRPIYFGTFPSEVRPDFVSERALEIITTYCTNRTLSIGGQSGSDRVLRAINRGHGVHDIEMACELCIDHEMVPNVDLILCLPGESEEDQMLTVELAEKIVRMGGRVRAHRFMPLPGTPLESQEPSPLLREAELRLGRLALAGKLKGRLH; from the coding sequence ATGTCCGGGTTGGATATATGGTTCAGGTGGAACAGAAAGAACAGGTACACGATAGCAGCTCTGCTTCCGCTCGTGAGCGGTGCCAGGCTTGCACACGCGCCAAAGCCGGGAATAATGCTCTACAGCATTGCGACTCCGCAGGCTGAAGAGGTTTACAGAGAGGTCGATGCAGCACGCAGTTCAGGTATAAAATCCATATTCATCGCAGGCGGGCCTCATCCATCTGCAAGGCCTGAGGAGGTCCTCAGGCACTTTGATTACGTCGTGATCGGGGAGGGAGAGGAGACGCTCCCGGAACTCATCGATGCTATCCGCTCAGGCCGCGATCCGGGGTCTGTGCGGGGGATAGCATACATGAAGGACGGAGAGCTCGTCGTGACAGAGCGCAGGGGTTTCGTGGATCTGGATCGATACCCCTCTTTCTCGCATCCCCTTCTCGCGCCAATAGAGATAACCAGGGGCTGTCCATGGGGATGCGCATACTGCCAGACGCCCAGGCTCTGCGGGAGCATCATGCGCCACCGCTCCATACCATCGATTCTCAGCCATGCGAGGATGCACATGGATCTGAGGTTCACGTCTCCGAATGCGCTCGCCTACGGCTCAGATGGTCTAAGACCGAGACTGGAACGGGTCGAGATGCTTCTCAAAACTCTATCAGAGCTGAAGAGGCCGATATACTTCGGCACGTTCCCGTCAGAGGTGCGGCCTGATTTCGTCTCGGAGAGAGCGCTCGAGATCATAACTACCTACTGCACGAACCGAACGCTCAGCATAGGAGGGCAGTCAGGAAGCGACAGGGTTCTGAGAGCGATCAACAGAGGTCATGGTGTACATGATATCGAGATGGCGTGTGAGCTCTGCATCGATCATGAGATGGTGCCGAATGTCGACCTGATACTCTGCCTTCCCGGGGAGAGCGAGGAGGACCAGATGCTCACGGTCGAACTGGCGGAGAAGATAGTGAGAATGGGGGGCAGGGTCAGAGCCCACAGGTTCATGCCTCTGCCTGGAACACCGCTGGAATCTCAGGAGCCTTCGCCCCTTCTTAGAGAAGCGGAGCTCAGGCTGGGTCGGCTGGCACTTGCCGGAAAACTGAAAGGAAGGCTGCACTAG
- a CDS encoding ABC transporter permease: MSEISRESGKLRREWAQPLPLIGLLAVWQISAMLVNDSLVLPSFIDVVSAFGSSWGDIFFQDLPVSLLHFSLGILAGMIIAMPLGMGMGWSRSVDRIVDPIVEVVRPIPPLAWIPFAIVWFGLTHESAGFIVFVGAVFPILINTYVGFRNLPRVYVESAMVLGATRDRDLIRYVALPYALPSIAAGIRIAMGIAWMCLVAAEMFGVSTSGLGYRIWSYYYLHKMDHVLLYMIVLGMLGLFIDKAFRGIIEDRLLRWRVGLTQ; the protein is encoded by the coding sequence GTGAGTGAGATAAGCAGAGAATCCGGTAAACTCAGAAGGGAGTGGGCTCAGCCCCTTCCCCTCATCGGATTGCTGGCTGTATGGCAGATCTCTGCCATGCTCGTGAACGACTCGCTTGTGCTTCCAAGCTTTATCGACGTGGTGAGCGCCTTCGGCTCCAGCTGGGGTGACATATTCTTTCAGGATCTGCCTGTGAGCCTGCTTCACTTTTCCCTGGGGATACTCGCAGGCATGATCATAGCAATGCCTCTTGGCATGGGGATGGGCTGGTCCAGGTCCGTGGACAGGATCGTCGATCCCATAGTGGAGGTGGTCAGGCCGATACCACCCCTGGCCTGGATACCATTCGCCATCGTCTGGTTCGGGCTCACACATGAGTCGGCGGGATTCATAGTATTCGTCGGCGCCGTCTTCCCGATACTGATAAACACATACGTCGGGTTCAGGAACCTGCCCAGGGTTTATGTGGAATCGGCGATGGTCCTGGGAGCGACAAGGGACAGGGATCTGATACGGTATGTGGCGCTTCCATACGCGCTCCCATCCATAGCCGCGGGAATAAGAATCGCGATGGGAATAGCCTGGATGTGTCTCGTTGCGGCAGAGATGTTCGGCGTCAGCACGAGCGGTCTCGGATACAGGATATGGTCTTACTACTATCTGCACAAGATGGACCACGTCCTGCTGTACATGATCGTTCTGGGCATGCTCGGCCTCTTCATCGACAAGGCGTTCAGGGGCATAATCGAGGACAGGCTTCTCAGATGGCGGGTCGGGCTCACGCAGTGA
- the ade gene encoding adenine deaminase, whose protein sequence is MRTRDLIAAARGELEADLLLEGGELVNVFSGEIYRADISIYGGHVAGFDCSSVTRVISVEDMLIAPGFIDAHVHLESSMVMPSEYARAVVPRGTLAVIADPHEIANVMGVEGISYLLRSAEGIPMRFLVTAPSCVPATPLETSGAALGMSEIASLLEDPRVVGLGEMMNYPGVVHGDESVLAKLEAAASRNKTVCGHAPGLRGRDLQAYAAALIENNHECTGAEEATEQLRSGICIMIREGSAARNLDDLVKIIRDYNTPNIMLCTDDLDPRDLMQRHIDQMIRRITDAGVDPVAAIQMATINPARHFGLRRTGAVAPGYRADIVVMDHDFDVKRVIFEGREVARDGRLTVISESKRLPLQSTMNVRMPITRESFRIPAAGRIARVISVVPNQILTEMIAARPAVRNGEVLSDTRNDILKIAVVERHRATGNVGLGLVSGFGLKKGAIASSISHDSHNITAVGVDDENLLRAVESLISMGGGWVAVDGGVLASLPLPIAGLLSDRCVEDVVEDAENVISAAHSLGSELEDPFMILSFLALPVIPELRITDRGLVDVREFRHVPLFME, encoded by the coding sequence TTGAGGACCAGGGATCTGATAGCCGCAGCGAGAGGCGAGCTTGAGGCGGATCTCCTCCTGGAGGGTGGCGAGCTGGTAAATGTCTTCTCAGGGGAGATATACAGGGCTGACATCTCGATTTACGGCGGACACGTGGCAGGTTTCGACTGCTCGAGCGTCACGAGAGTGATCTCTGTTGAGGATATGCTCATAGCGCCGGGTTTCATAGATGCTCATGTACACCTGGAGAGCTCCATGGTGATGCCATCAGAGTATGCGAGGGCCGTCGTCCCGCGCGGTACGCTCGCGGTGATAGCAGATCCGCATGAGATCGCGAACGTGATGGGCGTGGAGGGGATATCGTATCTGCTCAGAAGCGCAGAGGGCATCCCGATGAGGTTTCTTGTAACAGCGCCATCCTGCGTGCCTGCAACCCCACTGGAGACATCAGGCGCTGCTCTGGGCATGAGCGAGATCGCCAGCCTCCTTGAGGATCCCAGGGTCGTGGGTCTGGGGGAGATGATGAACTATCCAGGAGTTGTACACGGAGATGAGTCGGTGCTCGCAAAGCTGGAGGCCGCTGCCTCGAGGAACAAAACAGTATGTGGCCATGCGCCAGGGCTGAGGGGCAGGGATCTCCAGGCGTATGCTGCCGCGCTCATAGAGAACAATCATGAGTGTACAGGAGCAGAAGAGGCGACTGAACAGCTCCGCTCAGGCATATGCATAATGATCAGGGAGGGCAGCGCTGCGAGGAATCTTGATGATCTTGTGAAGATCATCAGGGATTACAACACTCCAAACATCATGCTCTGCACTGACGATCTTGATCCGAGAGATCTCATGCAGAGGCACATCGATCAGATGATAAGAAGAATCACAGATGCCGGCGTCGATCCGGTCGCAGCGATTCAGATGGCCACGATCAACCCTGCGCGCCACTTCGGGCTTCGCAGGACAGGGGCCGTGGCTCCTGGATACAGGGCTGACATCGTTGTTATGGACCATGATTTTGATGTGAAGCGCGTGATCTTCGAGGGCAGGGAGGTGGCCAGGGACGGAAGGCTCACAGTGATTTCTGAGTCGAAGAGGCTGCCGCTGCAGAGCACCATGAATGTTCGGATGCCCATCACGCGTGAGTCCTTCAGGATCCCTGCTGCTGGCAGAATCGCGAGGGTGATAAGCGTTGTTCCGAACCAGATTCTGACAGAGATGATTGCAGCGCGCCCAGCTGTGAGGAATGGAGAGGTTCTCTCAGATACCAGGAATGACATCCTCAAGATCGCTGTGGTTGAGAGACACAGGGCCACAGGCAATGTTGGACTTGGCCTCGTGAGCGGGTTTGGATTGAAGAAAGGGGCGATCGCGAGCTCAATCTCACACGACTCCCACAACATCACGGCCGTGGGAGTGGACGATGAGAACTTGCTCAGAGCTGTGGAATCCCTGATATCCATGGGTGGTGGATGGGTTGCCGTCGATGGTGGAGTGCTCGCTTCTTTACCTTTACCGATCGCGGGTCTGTTATCTGATCGATGCGTGGAGGATGTGGTCGAGGACGCGGAGAATGTGATATCAGCAGCCCACTCCCTTGGATCTGAGCTTGAGGATCCGTTCATGATACTCTCGTTCCTCGCACTGCCGGTCATACCCGAGCTCAGGATCACAGACAGAGGGCTTGTGGATGTGAGGGAGTTCAGGCACGTTCCTCTGTTCATGGAGTGA
- a CDS encoding ABC transporter substrate-binding protein, whose protein sequence is MRILRHMLVFLIVGLVVVASLGCITKTPSENITLRIGYQPSTHQIAEMVAMEKGWWLEDLRPFGVTAVEEYEFPSGPPEMQAMLAGSLDVAYVGTAPPISAIAGGLDAKIVAGVNTNGSALVLAPDKEYKGPESLRGMSIATFPPGSIQDTVLKKWLKENGVDTSEVKILPMGPGDAVTAMFAGQVDGSLLPEPSPSVIEMANRGRVVVYSGEMWPNHACCSLVVSGKLIREHPELVDQIVKTHIKATEYVYAHPDEAARIYANRTKQDLSVVEYSMKNWDGRWISDPHLQIPSTMEYARVNYELKYISRMPSEEELFDVSFYDKVRGE, encoded by the coding sequence GTGAGGATATTGAGGCACATGCTTGTCTTCCTGATCGTCGGACTGGTGGTTGTGGCTTCGCTTGGCTGCATAACAAAAACACCATCCGAGAACATAACACTCAGAATCGGCTACCAGCCGAGCACCCATCAGATAGCTGAGATGGTCGCGATGGAGAAGGGCTGGTGGCTTGAGGATCTCAGGCCTTTTGGAGTGACGGCAGTCGAGGAGTACGAGTTCCCCTCAGGACCGCCGGAGATGCAGGCGATGCTGGCCGGCAGCCTGGATGTCGCCTATGTTGGGACTGCACCGCCGATATCTGCGATCGCGGGAGGTCTTGATGCGAAGATAGTCGCCGGAGTCAACACCAACGGCTCTGCTCTTGTGCTCGCTCCTGATAAGGAATACAAAGGCCCCGAGTCGCTGAGGGGCATGAGCATAGCGACATTCCCGCCAGGCTCGATCCAGGATACTGTTCTCAAAAAGTGGCTGAAGGAGAACGGCGTCGATACATCGGAGGTTAAGATTCTTCCAATGGGCCCGGGTGATGCTGTGACAGCGATGTTTGCCGGCCAGGTCGACGGCTCGCTGCTGCCCGAGCCATCGCCATCGGTGATAGAGATGGCCAACAGGGGACGGGTCGTTGTCTACTCTGGAGAGATGTGGCCGAACCATGCATGCTGCAGCCTGGTCGTCAGCGGCAAGCTCATCAGGGAGCATCCGGAGCTTGTTGATCAGATCGTGAAGACGCACATCAAAGCAACAGAGTATGTGTATGCTCATCCTGATGAGGCAGCGAGGATCTATGCCAACCGTACGAAGCAGGATCTCAGTGTTGTGGAGTATTCGATGAAGAACTGGGATGGGAGATGGATAAGCGATCCTCATCTGCAGATTCCGTCAACCATGGAGTACGCCAGGGTCAACTACGAGCTGAAGTACATAAGCAGAATGCCATCCGAAGAGGAGCTCTTCGATGTGAGCTTCTACGATAAGGTGAGGGGTGAGTGA
- a CDS encoding tributyrin esterase → MITIRTSGEKCICDFTFDFYWQHRGSRFDPDAEIDGWSYRSLVDALRRGESVKIIGDAGSRLCSSMGVDLMRLGGSGAAVDVGDVIVDGDVGPRMGISMIRGAIYVSGRVEEPLGNLIEVESDLSGYRMFVSITELLERGYSPLPPNELSDGVLRISDGITRETIGARNESSGRIELFGNAGMSAGILMRSGVLEIHGSSGRNTGVLLSGGTLVVHGDTEDFTATEMRSGEIFVKGNAGGFACAGMRGGYVFARECRPVPPARPSTPSPDDIRRISKIFGISSIHAMIYRKIITR, encoded by the coding sequence ATGATCACCATCAGGACATCAGGCGAGAAATGCATCTGTGATTTCACCTTCGATTTCTACTGGCAGCACAGGGGCTCGCGTTTCGATCCGGATGCTGAGATCGATGGGTGGAGTTACAGGTCTCTGGTGGATGCGCTCAGGCGCGGCGAGAGCGTGAAGATTATTGGAGATGCAGGGAGCAGGCTCTGCTCCAGCATGGGCGTGGATCTGATGAGGCTGGGCGGGAGCGGTGCCGCTGTGGATGTGGGAGATGTGATTGTGGACGGGGATGTGGGCCCGAGAATGGGCATCTCGATGATCCGAGGCGCGATCTACGTCAGCGGCAGGGTCGAGGAGCCGCTTGGCAATCTCATAGAGGTGGAGAGCGATCTCTCCGGATACAGAATGTTCGTCTCCATAACAGAGCTTCTGGAAAGGGGATATTCTCCACTGCCTCCAAATGAGCTCTCTGACGGTGTTCTCAGGATATCCGATGGCATAACCAGAGAGACGATAGGGGCGAGGAATGAATCTTCCGGGAGGATCGAGCTCTTCGGGAATGCAGGAATGAGCGCCGGAATTCTCATGCGCTCAGGAGTTCTCGAGATCCACGGCAGCTCGGGCAGAAACACAGGGGTTCTGCTGAGTGGTGGAACTCTGGTGGTGCATGGCGACACAGAGGATTTCACGGCGACAGAGATGAGATCAGGGGAGATCTTCGTGAAGGGGAACGCAGGCGGTTTTGCGTGTGCAGGGATGCGTGGAGGGTATGTGTTTGCGAGGGAGTGCAGACCTGTTCCTCCCGCCAGGCCATCAACCCCCTCTCCAGATGATATCCGGCGGATATCAAAGATCTTCGGCATCAGCAGCATTCACGCGATGATATACCGGAAGATCATCACCAGGTAG
- the mobB gene encoding molybdopterin-guanine dinucleotide biosynthesis protein B: protein MAVVGHHKSGKTTLIEALVKALKRYGRVGTVKHMPGHHVDQGDTHRHLMAGADVVIGIGLGQIVVTPEGSLESALAEMQNRGIDFVILEGFKSSHYPKIAIGGIDAPNKICDVRDVNDSTVDHIVSMILSL from the coding sequence GTGGCTGTTGTGGGTCATCACAAGTCTGGGAAGACCACACTGATCGAGGCTCTGGTAAAAGCCCTCAAGAGGTACGGCCGCGTGGGGACGGTGAAGCACATGCCAGGGCATCATGTCGACCAGGGCGACACGCACAGGCACCTCATGGCCGGCGCAGATGTCGTCATCGGCATCGGCCTGGGCCAGATCGTGGTGACCCCTGAGGGGAGCCTTGAGTCTGCCCTCGCGGAGATGCAAAACCGGGGTATCGATTTTGTCATACTCGAGGGGTTCAAGAGCAGCCATTACCCGAAGATAGCCATCGGCGGGATAGATGCACCAAACAAGATATGTGACGTCCGTGATGTGAACGATTCCACTGTGGATCATATCGTGAGCATGATCCTCTCTCTCTGA
- a CDS encoding glycosyltransferase family 4 protein: protein MRIAYVYDAVYPWIKGGAERRVYELSQRLARRGHEVHCYGARWWGSEREIKLGDVWHHGVCPPYPLYNKNKRSVKQALLFSLGLLRYLEGGYDVIDCQEFPYLSCFSARVRSGGASFFITWHEIWGDYWIEYLGSLGYLGMAVERAAAMLTGSNIAVSEMTGRELMNFGVRSTVVPNGIDFMQIQSIRPADSEHDLVFAGRLISHKNLHMLLEAISLLSDVKLLIVGEGPEAPRLHALARSLGLNDRVRFSGFLKYEDTISLIKSSRAFVLPSTREGFGMAALEAMACGVPVVTVRHRMNAACDLLTPETGVIAEPSPGSLADAIRAALDLSKAASSRCREIARRYDWDVICGEIERVYAERA, encoded by the coding sequence ATGAGAATAGCGTATGTTTATGACGCAGTTTACCCGTGGATCAAGGGAGGCGCCGAGCGGAGGGTTTACGAGCTCTCGCAGAGGCTCGCCCGTAGGGGGCATGAGGTCCACTGCTACGGAGCCAGGTGGTGGGGGAGCGAGAGGGAGATCAAGCTGGGCGATGTGTGGCATCATGGAGTCTGCCCTCCGTATCCTCTGTACAACAAAAATAAAAGGTCGGTGAAACAGGCCCTTCTGTTCTCTCTTGGCCTTCTGAGATACCTTGAAGGTGGATACGATGTGATCGACTGCCAGGAGTTTCCGTATCTTTCATGCTTCTCAGCGAGAGTTCGCTCAGGAGGCGCATCCTTCTTCATAACGTGGCACGAGATCTGGGGCGATTACTGGATCGAGTACCTGGGCAGTTTGGGTTATCTCGGAATGGCCGTTGAGAGAGCTGCTGCGATGCTGACCGGCAGCAACATAGCGGTCTCTGAGATGACGGGGCGGGAGCTGATGAATTTCGGGGTCAGGAGCACTGTGGTCCCAAACGGAATAGATTTCATGCAAATACAATCGATCAGGCCTGCGGATTCGGAGCACGATCTTGTATTTGCAGGAAGGCTGATATCTCACAAGAATCTGCACATGTTACTGGAGGCCATCTCTTTACTTTCCGATGTGAAGCTCCTTATAGTTGGGGAGGGTCCGGAGGCGCCGCGGCTTCATGCCCTCGCCAGATCGCTTGGTTTGAATGACAGGGTGAGGTTCAGCGGCTTTCTCAAATATGAGGATACGATCTCTCTGATCAAGTCATCCAGGGCTTTTGTCCTTCCCTCAACCAGAGAGGGGTTCGGGATGGCCGCCCTGGAGGCGATGGCATGCGGGGTTCCAGTTGTCACGGTGCGCCACAGAATGAACGCTGCATGCGATCTTCTGACCCCCGAGACAGGAGTGATCGCGGAGCCCTCGCCGGGTTCGCTTGCGGATGCGATCCGGGCTGCGCTCGATCTCTCCAAAGCAGCAAGCTCGAGGTGCAGAGAGATCGCCAGGCGATACGACTGGGATGTTATCTGCGGAGAGATCGAGAGGGTGTATGCTGAGCGTGCATGA